In Lotus japonicus ecotype B-129 chromosome 5, LjGifu_v1.2, one genomic interval encodes:
- the LOC130720481 gene encoding low-specificity L-threonine aldolase 1-like yields MVARIVDLRSDTVTKPTETMRTAMAFAEVDDDVLGFDPTAFRLEAEMAKKFGKEAALFVPSGTMSNLICVLAHCDVRGSEVILGDNCHIYIYENGGIATIGGVHPRVVKNNNDGTMDIDLIEAAIRDPKGELFYPSTKLICLENTHANSGGRCLSAEYTDRVGEVAKKHGLKLHIDGARIFNASVALGVPVDRLVQAADSVSVCLSKGIGAPVGSVIIGSENFIAKARVLRKALGGGMRQIGILCAAALVGLHENVGKLESDHKNARTLADGLSEIRGLKVDASSVETNMIFIGIEGSWTTAEKIRKYLEERNILLMKDSSSRLRVVLHHQISASDVQYALSCFQQALQCENGN; encoded by the exons ATGGTAGCTAGAATTGTGGATCTTCGGTCAGACACAGTCACAAAGCCGACTGAAACAATGAGGACTGCTATGGCATTTgctgaagttgatgatgatgttTTAGGCTTTGACCCAACTGCTTTTCGCTTAGAAGCAGAGATGGCAAAGAAATTCGGCAAGGAAGCAGCTCTTTTTGTTCCCTCAGGCACTATGTCGAACCTTATATGTGTGCTTGCCCATTGTGATGTTAGGGGTAGTGAAGTTATTCTTGGGGATAACTGCCATATCTATATCTATGAGAATGGAGGCATTGCAACTATTGGAGGGGTGCATCCAAGAGTAGTGAAAAATAACAATGATGGAACCATGGACATTGACTTGATTGAGGCTGCTATCAGAGATCCAAAGGGGGAGCTATTTTATCCATCCACAAAGCTTATTTGCTTGGAAAATACTCACGCAAA CTCTGGTGGCAGATGCCTTTCAGCTGAATATACAGATAGAGTTGGAGAGGTTGCTAAGAAGCATGGGTTGAAGCTTCACATCGATGGAGCCCGTATCTTCAATGCATCAGTT GCACTTGGTGTTCCTGTGGATAGGCTTGTCCAAGCTGCTGATTCGGTTTCA GTTTGCCTGTCTAAAGGTATAGGTGCTCCGGTTGGATCTGTTATTATTGGTTCTGAGAACTTTATCGCCAAG GCTAGAGTTCTCCGGAAAGCGTTGGGTGGTGGGATGAGACAGATTGGCATCCTTTGTGCTGCTGCACTTGTTGGGTTACATGAAAATGTTGGAAAGCTGGAAAGTGATCACAAGAATGCTAGAACTTTGGCTG ATGGACTGAGTGAAATTCGAGGACTCAAAGTCGATGCCAGTTCTGTGGAGACCAATATG ATATTTATTGGAATCGAAGGTTCATGGACTACAGCAGAAAAGATACGCAAGTACTTGGAAGAACGCAATATCCTTCTGATGAAAGATAGCTCTTCAAG ATTGAGAGTTGTCCTTCACCACCAAATATCAGCAAGTGATGTGCAGTATGCCTTGTCATGCTTTCAG CAAGCTCTACAATGTGAAAATGGCAATTAG